The following is a genomic window from Candidatus Eisenbacteria bacterium.
CGAGAATTCAATCGCTCCTGGCGGACCTGCGGCGCGGCGACCTGGCGATCGGATCGGCCGCCCTCGACGGGGCGTTCCGGACCCTTCTCGCGACGACGCTCTGGCTCCTGTCCCTCCAGATCGCGGCCGGGATCGGCGTGCTCCTCTTCGCCGTCCGCCGCTGGTACCGCTATCTCCCGAGCCGGGGAGACCGAGGGGGCGCCGACGCCTTCTACTTCGACCCGCGGTACCGCTAGCACGGCCCTCTCGAGATCCCACGTCTCCCGCATGTTTTGTGCCTGATTGGACATAATTGACAGTACAGCAACTGGATAGGCCATCGCGCAGCGCAGAAAACTCTCCCTTCTCGAGCTTCCTTGTTGGATAATCCCGCTCGACGGACTTCGACCTTCGGAGCTGCGCGGTCATCGGTCCGTCCGGCGCGTTCGCGAAGGAGAGCGCATGCGGATCTTCGCGGCGAGTTTCAAGGGGAGAGATGGTGGAAGGGTCGTTGCCGATAGAGTCGTTCCTCGAGAAGTACGCCTCGCGATTGGAGGCATGGGTTTCTTCCCTCCAACTGGATCTTCCGCCCGAGTCGCAGAGCAGGTCCCGCTTGGAGCGAGGCCTGCCCTGGATCGAGGCGGAGGGGCTCAAGCCTGATCCCGCGCAGGCAACCGAGGTTCTCCGCGACCTGCTATCCGATCTGCGAGCGAGCGCGATGTCGAACCTTCCCGTGCTCGATCGCGTGCTGGACGCGGTGCGGACCGAGAAGATCTCCGGCGCGGCGTTCCTGAAAGCGCTTCTCGATCGGGACGGCGCGACCGTCGATTCGATGGCAGAGCGTGTCGGCGTGCCGACACAGATTCTCCACTTCATAGGAGTCTTCTTCGCGAGGCCGTTTCTGGCCGCCGCGCACAAGGGATTCGATCCGAGCAGCGTTGGAGCCGAGGAGGCAGGGGCACTGTGCCCCGTGTGCGGGCAGGAGCCCGCGCTCGCGGTTCTGATGGTCGACGATGGGCGAAGGCGCCTCTGGTGCCGCTGCTGCGGCGCCGCGTGGACCGTGCGACGCCTGCGATGCCTCTCCTGCGGGAATGAGGACAGCGCGAGCCTCGGATACTTCAGCCTCGAGGGTGAGATCGGCCGTCGGGTCGATTACTGCGAGAAGTGCCGCCGCTACATCAAGACGATCGATCTGCGTGCCGGCGGAGGAGTGCAAGACCGCCTGCCCGGCGACATGGACGACCTCACGAGCGGAGACCTCGACGACGCCGCGGTGCGCGAGGGGTTCATCCCGCTCATGGGGGAGGAGGTGTCCGCCGAGTGGCGACGGACTGGTATGGGGAGTGAACGCGAGAGGGGAGGGCTGTCATGAGAGTATCTCGCCGAGCCTTCTTGGGGACGCTTGGCGCCGCGCCGTTTTTCGGACTCGTGCCGGCAAGGGCCGAGGAGGAAAAAGCGCAGGTCCCGGCCAAGATCCAGCATGCCAAGGAGACCACGACGATATGTCCCTACTGCGGGGTCGGATGCGGGCTCATCGTCCACGCGCGCGACGGCGCGGTCGTGAACATCGAAGGGGATCCCGATCACCCCATCAATGAGGGAGCCCTCTGTAGCAAGGGGGCGTCGATCTACCAGATCAGCAACAACGACCGCCGCCTGACGAAGGTCCTCCATCGGAAGCCGGGGGCCGGCGACTGGGAGGAGATCCCCTGGGACGACGCGATGAAGCGGATCGTCGAGCTGGTGAAGAAGACCCGCGACGAGACCTGGCTCGGAAACGATGGCGGCGCCACGGTGAACCGCACCGACGGGATCGCCTGCCTCGGAGGCGCGGCGCTCGATACGGAGGAATGCTATCTCCTGTCGAAGGCGATGCGCTCCATGGGGGTCGCCTGGCTGGAACATCAAGCCAGGATCTGACACAGCTCCACGGTCGCCAGTTTGGCGGCCTCCTTCGGTCGGGGCGCGATGACCAACCACTGGATCGACATGACGAACGCTGACGTCGTCATGATCTGTGGGAGCAACGCGGCCGAGAATCACCCCTTGGGGACGCGCTGGATACGAAAGACGAAGGAGCGGGGCGCGATCGTGCTCTGCCTCGACCCGCGCTACACCCGGACGGCGGCGTTCTCCGATGTCTACTGCAAGTTCCGCTCGGGAACCGACATCCCACTCGTGAGCGGGATGATCAACTATGCCCTGCAGAACGATCGCATCCAGACGGAGTACGTCCGTCACTACACCAACGCCACATTCCTGATCGACGAGAAGTTCGGCTATCAGGACGGACTCTTCTCCGGCTACGACCCGTCGAAGCGATCCTATGACAGGAGCAGCTGGGCCTACCAGCTGGACGGCGCTGGGGTCCCGAAGCGCGACATGACGATGCAGCACCCGCGCTGCGTCCTCCAGCTCATGAAGAAGCACTTCGCCCGCTACGACAAGGAGACCGTCACCAGGATCACCGGCGCGCCGTCAGAGCAGTACGACAAGGTGTGCGAGATCTTCACCTCCACCTGGGCGCCGGACCGGGTCGGAACCTGGCTCTACGCGATGGGGACGACCCAGCACACCAACGGCACGCAGAACATAAGAACCTATACGATCCTGCAGCTCCTGCTCGGGAACATCGGGATGGCGGGCGGGGGGGTCAACGCCCTGCGCGGCGAGTCGAACGTCCAGGGCTCGACCGACATGGGGCTTCTCTTCCACGTGCTGCCGGGCTATCTGCGCGCGCCGGGCAAGGGCGAGGAGCGCCTCGCCGATTACCTGGAGAAGGCGATCCCGAAGACCAACGACCCGATGAGCGCCAACTGGTGGCAGAACTACCCGAAGTACATCGTGAGCCTGCTGAAGGCCTGGTGGGGGGATCGCGCGACGGAGGCGAACGACTTCGCCTACAGCTACATCCCCAAGGCGAGCGGCAACTGCTCGTTCATCTCGCTCTTCGAGGCGATGAACAAGGGGAAGATCAAGGGTCTCTTCTGCTTCGGGATGAACCCCGCAGTCGGCGGACCGAACTCCAACAAGGAGCGCGGCGCCCTGGCGAACCTGGACTGGCTCGTATCGATCGACATCTTCCAGACCGACACATCGGTCTTCTGGAAAAGGCCGGGGGTCGACCCGAAGGAGGTCAAGACCGAGGTCTTCCTGCTTCCCGCCGCCGCCTCGATGGAGAAGGAAGGGACGGTCGCCAACAGCGGCCGCTGGGTACAGTGGCGCTACAAGGCGGTCGATCCCCCGGGTCAGGCGCGGAGCGACGCGCACATCGTGAGCGACCTCGTCCGGGGGTTGAAGGCCGCCTATGCCGGCGGGGGCGCCTTCCCCGATCCGATTCTCAATCTGACGTGGGACTACGGCGAGCACGGCGAGCCGGACATCACCCTGGTCTCGAAGGAGATCAACGGCCGCTTCCTCAGGGACGCTACCGCGAACGAGAAGCAGTTCAAGGCCGGGCAGCAGGTCCCGAGCTTCGCGTTCCTGCTCGCGGACGGCTCGACGGCGTGCGGCACATGGATCTACTGCGGATCCCACACCGACGCCGGAAACATGATGACCCGAAGGTCTCTGGAGGATGCGGTCAACAAGATCGGCCTCTACCCGAAGTGGGCA
Proteins encoded in this region:
- the fdhE gene encoding formate dehydrogenase accessory protein FdhE, coding for MVEGSLPIESFLEKYASRLEAWVSSLQLDLPPESQSRSRLERGLPWIEAEGLKPDPAQATEVLRDLLSDLRASAMSNLPVLDRVLDAVRTEKISGAAFLKALLDRDGATVDSMAERVGVPTQILHFIGVFFARPFLAAAHKGFDPSSVGAEEAGALCPVCGQEPALAVLMVDDGRRRLWCRCCGAAWTVRRLRCLSCGNEDSASLGYFSLEGEIGRRVDYCEKCRRYIKTIDLRAGGGVQDRLPGDMDDLTSGDLDDAAVREGFIPLMGEEVSAEWRRTGMGSERERGGLS
- the fdnG gene encoding formate dehydrogenase-N subunit alpha, with protein sequence MTNHWIDMTNADVVMICGSNAAENHPLGTRWIRKTKERGAIVLCLDPRYTRTAAFSDVYCKFRSGTDIPLVSGMINYALQNDRIQTEYVRHYTNATFLIDEKFGYQDGLFSGYDPSKRSYDRSSWAYQLDGAGVPKRDMTMQHPRCVLQLMKKHFARYDKETVTRITGAPSEQYDKVCEIFTSTWAPDRVGTWLYAMGTTQHTNGTQNIRTYTILQLLLGNIGMAGGGVNALRGESNVQGSTDMGLLFHVLPGYLRAPGKGEERLADYLEKAIPKTNDPMSANWWQNYPKYIVSLLKAWWGDRATEANDFAYSYIPKASGNCSFISLFEAMNKGKIKGLFCFGMNPAVGGPNSNKERGALANLDWLVSIDIFQTDTSVFWKRPGVDPKEVKTEVFLLPAAASMEKEGTVANSGRWVQWRYKAVDPPGQARSDAHIVSDLVRGLKAAYAGGGAFPDPILNLTWDYGEHGEPDITLVSKEINGRFLRDATANEKQFKAGQQVPSFAFLLADGSTACGTWIYCGSHTDAGNMMTRRSLEDAVNKIGLYPKWAWCWPVNRRILYNRASVDAEGRPWDPKRWVIRWNPALAEGKGAWEGDVPDGPWPPGSKHPFIMRPEGLACLFANALVDGPFPEHYEPLESPLENPMSSQQNNPVIKIWEPDKIGSREAYPVVATTYRVSEHWQAGAMTRNIPWLAELMPDMFIELSSDLGRRSGIKTGDWVLVESARGALRARALVTERFQPFQIDGRLVDEIGIPWHWGYSGLVTGDSANVLTPHVGD